In one window of Miscanthus floridulus cultivar M001 chromosome 12, ASM1932011v1, whole genome shotgun sequence DNA:
- the LOC136497009 gene encoding amino acid transporter AVT3B-like, translating into MFTALLKERSTALPPLTASASTKRESARHEVPKIPHFSGHQLATPHSQSPPQLVPCSVCLIQRLNPQPQTMGFDKEASSSSSRLDAAPLLPQHGLHGGGAGGHLSSQPKTFANVFIAVVGSGVLGLPYTFSRTGWAAGTLLLLAVAALTFHCMMLLVAARRRIAGEHPKIASFGDLGHAIYGAPGRHAVDAMLVLSQASFCVGYLIFISNTMAHLYPIGAESPASPLLTAKALFIWAMLPFQLGLNSIKTLTLLAPLSIFADVVDLGAMGVVLGQDASIWLANKPPVFAFAGPAELLYGLGVAVYAFEGIGMVLPLEAEAADKRRFGATLALSMAFIAVMYGLFGAMGYLAFGAATRDIITTNLGTGWLSVLVQLGLCINLFFTMPVMMNPVYEVAERLLCGKRYAWWLRWILVVVVGLLAMLVPNFADFLSLVGSSVCVVLGFVLPAAFHLKVFGAEIGWTGLVADVAVIVIGTALAVSGTWTSLVQIFSSSNL; encoded by the coding sequence ATGTTCACGGCGCTGCTCAAAGAAAGGTCCACGGCGCTTCCTCCTCTGACTGCATCTGCCTCTACAAAACGAGAAAGCGCACGGCACGAGGTTCCCAAAATTCCCCATTTTTCCGGCCACCAGCTAGCCACGCCACACTCCCAATCGCCGCCGCAGCTGGTTCCCTGCTCGGTTTGTCTGATCCAGCGGCTGAATCCACAGCCGCAGACCATGGGGTTCGACAAGGAGGCGAGCTCCTCGTCCTCGCGGCTCGACGCGGCGCCGCTGCTCCCGCAGCACGGgctgcacggcggcggcgcgggcgggcaCCTGTCATCGCAGCCCAAGACGTTCGCAAACGTCTTCATCGCCGTCGTCGGCTCGGGCGTGCTGGGCCTCCCCTACACCTTCTCCCGCACGGGCTGGGCGGCGGGGACGCTgctcctcctcgccgtcgccgcgctcACCTTCCACTGCATGATGCTCCTCGTCGCCGCGCGCCGCCGGATCGCGGGCGAGCACCCCAAGATCGCCTCTTTCGGGGACCTGGGCCACGCCATCTACGGCGCGCCCGGGCGCCACGCGGTCGACGCCATGCTCGTGCTCAGCCAGGCCAGCTTCTGCGTCGGCTACCTAATCTTCATCTCCAACACCATGGCGCACCTCTACCCCATCGGGGCCGAGTCCCCGGCGTCCCCGCTCCTCACGGCCAAGGCGCTCTTCATCTGGGCCATGCTGCCGTTCCAGCTCGGACTCAACTCTATCAAGACGCTCACGCTCCTCGCGCCGCTCAGCATCTTCGCCGACGTCGTTGACCTCGGCGCCATGGGCGTCGTCTTGGGCCAGGACGCCTCCATCTGGCTCGCCAACAAGCCCCCCGTGTTCGCTTTCGCTGGCCCCGCCGAGCTCCTCTACGGCCTCGGCGTCGCTGTCTACGCCTTCGAGGGAATCGGCATGGTCCTGCCGCTGGAGGCAGAGGCCGCGGACAAGCGCAGATTCGGCGCCACGCTCGCGCTGTCCATGGCGTTCATCGCCGTCATGTACGGGCTGTTCGGCGCCATGGGCTACCTCGCGTTCGGCGCCGCCACACGGGACATCATCACCACCAACCTCGGCACGGGCTGGCTCTCGGTCCTCGTGCAGCTCGGACTCTGCATCAACCTCTTCTTCACCATGCCGGTGATGATGAATCCGGTGTACGAGGTCGCCGAGCGCCTGCTCTGTGGCAAGCGCTACGCCTGGTGGCTGCGCTGGATCCTCGTCGTGGTCGTCGGGCTCCTGGCGATGCTCGTGCCCAACTTCGCCGACTTCCTCTCGCTCGTCGGCAGCAGCGTCTGCGTCGTGCTCGGGTTCGTGCTGCCCGCCGCGTTCCACCTCAAGGTCTTCGGCGCCGAGATTGGGTGGACCGGGCTCGTCGCCGACGTGGCCGTCATCGTAATCGGGACTGCGCTCGCGGTGTCCGGGACATGGACGTCACTCGTACAAATCTTCAGTTCTTCCAACCTGTAA